AAAcgtgcgcgcccgccacAATGAGCTTAGGCAGATCGAGAACACCCTTGCACAGCTCATCGGACTATTCGACaggctcgaggaggaggtcgtTGTACAAGGAAACAAGATCGGGAATGTCGAAAACAGCGCCCAGAAGGCGAACGACAACCTTGCGCAGGGCAACGTAGAGGTCAAGAAGGCCACCGACCAcgctcggcgggctcgcaAGCTCAAGTGGTGGTGCTTCTTCATCGTCTGCCTCATCGTTTTGGCCATTgctctcggcgtcggcctgggTATCTGCCTGACGGGCAACAAGTGCGGGGGCGGCAAGTAAAACCCGACTGCAGCCGCACGAGCGTCGCCAAACTGCTACTTTCTACATCGAGGGGGCCGAGGCCTGCCATCGACCTTGTTACGAATGACCTTTTTTTTGTCTCTGTTTGCGACGTTTGACGATATGCGTTACGGGGACTCCTACCTGGCCGGCAACTCATGTACAAATAACGCCGAGCGTGGTGGTTGCTTCCCCATCGCCACATCACACGAATGGGCTCCCGGACTGAATGTTTGTTGAGAGTCTTGGGGAACATGGTAATGTGCTCTTGCTATGATGAGAATCGAACGAGGGAGGGCCGGCATATTTGAACCACCGTATTCTTTGTCGGCGGGCGAAGGCATTGACTGACCATCTTGGCGCATTTCGGGTCGATGCGGGCAGGCCAGAGCTTGGTGGAGATGGGTGACCGTGGGTTGAGAGATGGGGATGTTAATTACTCAGTTCTTGTATGTAGAAAGGTGAGTGACGATGGAAATTGACCGACGAGGCGACCGCTTCTGGTTTACGCGGATAAGTAAAGTTGGCTTCGTATCAGCCGCGCCATCTGTGTGTCGCCAAGACTGCCGCGCAGCGTTCAAGACGAAAAAAGGATTAAAAAAGAGTAAAAACAGGGCAACGAGGGGTTGTCGTGATCATACAGAGGTCTCCACGGGAGAAGGGTTTCATTAAACTAATACATATACAATGCTTACTCCGTTCGTTGTGTAATACCCTGTGCATGACACAGTTTGGACAGCTCACCCACCCACCGACAACCGCCAGAAACCCGACGGGGATGCTCCGTCCCAGTTCCCAAGAGCGAGACAAAGATGGTGGCCTCATACATATGCCGAATAGCCCAACCAGCGGCGACTCACTAGGCGACGGCTTCAACCCCCTACACGTACACACCGCGATCCGCCATCACACGGTTCCGTTCGCCCCTTTTTGGTCGTACAAGGTGAAAGAATGGGTTGGTCGCTTAGGCGCCCATTCGGAATCcaggggggccgccgccgccagccagcttaGCCGCTAGCTTGGGGTACTTTTCCGTTACCTGGACCTGCGTCCTGGTCGCCTCGGCGTAGGAAAGGGCGTTGACAATTTCGCCCTCGGTGCGGGCCAGCTCCGCTGCGCGCTCAAAGTACTTCAACGCCTCGGTCACGTTGTTCTGCTGAAGCAGGAGCTGGGCCATGGTGGCCACGGCAATGTCGCACTCCGGATCAACTGCAGGTACGAGGTTAGCGAATGATTACACCAGGTGGTCATCGAGGTTACACACTAATCAGAGCCTTCTGGCagagcttctcggcctccttgaaGTCCTGCTTCCATTGGAAGAGGGCGAGAGCCTTGTTGATGAGGGGAAGAACGTTCATGGACATGGGCTTGGACTGTTTCTCCATCTCCATGGCGGTGTCGAACTTCTCAACGGCCTCGGCAAAGTTGCCCTGGTCCAGAAGCAGCTCGCCGTAGTAGTTGTAAACGTCGGGGACCTTGGGGAAGTTCTTGATGCACCGGCGAAAggtggccatggaggacgcGATGGAGCCCATCTTGTACTGAGTCACGCCGAGCTGGATGTGAGAGAAGATGAAGTCCTTGTCTAGGTCAATCGACTTCTGGTAGTCCTTttgcgcctcggccaggtcTCCCTTGATGAAGTTGGCTTGGGCGCGGTGATAGTAAACGTCAGGATCGTCCTTGTTTTGGTCCAGGGCCTTGGCGAATTCAGCCTCTGCCTTGTCcggctcgccgagctccagACTGATGCTGGCGCGCTTGATGTAACTCTGAACCATGGTCGGGTCAAGCTCGATGCTCTTGTCAAAGTCCTTGGTTGCCTCGGCGTGGTTGCCTAGAAGAGTTCGCATGGTTCCGCGCAAGTTGTAGGCGAGGGGCTCGTGGTTACCGAGCTCACCGAGCTCCAGAGCCTTCTCAAATGCTAATCTCGCCTCCTCGTATCCGTctgccgtcttcttctccaggCCCTGGAGACCGAGTTGCAGTTGACCAATTCCTGTCTCGACATCGAGTTCGATcgagtcgtcgaggtccgcGGGGCGGGGCTTTTGCCGGAAGCTCTGGAGGTAGTTGCCAACAAAGATGGGACTGGGCAGCTTGGGCGGCCTGGAAGCCATCATCTCCTTTGCCCTGTGCTCGGCAAACGTCTTGAGCAGTCTCTCAACAGCCTGAGCCGTGGAATCGCTCTTGAAGTTGTCGATGATGCAGGAGGCCGTGAAGTCCAAGAGAGCCTCGGAGTACATCTTTTGGTGCTCGTAGGCAGTGGCTCGGCGATTGATGGCCTTTACATATTCAGGGTCCATGTTtatggcggcggtggtgtctTCGACGACCTTGTCCCATTCACTCATGGCGCTGTAGCATGCAGCTCTGTTGGAGTAGAAGACGGGGTCGGGCTTGCAGAGAATGGCCTTGGAGTACAAGTCAATAGCCTTGTTGTACGCCTTGTCGCCATAGGCCTTGTTGCCCGCCTGCTTCAGCTTCGCGGCATACTCTTCGCGCTGCTCCTGGGTCAGGCTCAAGACTGactgctcgtcgacgtcgggcaGTTCGGAATCGCTCTGGACCGTGGCGGCTTTCGACTCGGTTGTGGTAGGTGCTTCCTTagtctcggcggccttgcgctcggcctcTTTTCGCTTTCGTCTTTCCTTTTTGCTCAGTTTAGGAGCTGAATCGGCCTTGGTATTCTGTACGGCAAGGAGAATCGGTCAGTATTGGCATGGACGCGACGGGGACCTGGAAGCCGCGCTTGGGGCTGGATGGGGCGCGCGTATTGTGCATCGAGCAGGCCACCTACAGCGTCGGAGTTCAGGTAGTAGACAACACCGGCGCCTGTgacgacaacggcaacaCCAGCGATGGTATACACGACTGCCTTGTTCTCCGAGACCCAGGACGTGATGCGATCCCATGTGGATGAGGGGGCGTCAACAGGAATGGCCGTTGGCCGACCCGGAGGCATCGACGGCAGTGGATTCGACATTATTGGTGCTGGGGGGGTCTGCAACGGGGTGGGATATGCGGCTGTGATTGAACGAGATCGGCCGAAAGGGATTGcgggccggcgacgggggcgagaGGGAAGGCGTTGGAGTCGCGGGAGGGAGCAAAagtggtgatgatgaagcaACACAAGGTCGGCGCAAAAAAAGCTGCGAGCGCAGCGTGCCGGCAAGCCGGGTAGCACAGCACGAGCGTGCACTGGAGCTCCCGAAATTTCCAGCGGATGTTGGACCCGCAAAAAGCTCGGCTCAGTCATCGACCTGTCTAGTAacgccctccgccgctgcaggTCCTTCGGTGTCGGGGCGGGACTGCTgtagccagccagccagcccagccgcccggGGCTGGAATGCCTGAGGCAGTCCATTAATCATCACAAGGCACAGGGCATTGCGAGAGCTGTTATTGGCAGGCTGGGCCGGCCGCTCACACTCGAcgctacctaggtaggtacaggCGCCTGGCAAAGGATACAGGGCAGCCTCTCCCATCCCAACTTCAAGGTGCCTGCctaagtacctaccttacctatgGATCCGCTCACCACCAAATTGCCCGTAGTAGTAGACCGATAGTCGTGCCTTGAAGTGTTCCCTCGCACGGAAGTCAGACCCCATGTGCACGGGGACTTGCATCCGTGCCGAGCCGAGCATGCCtctgtccccccccccactcGTGATTTGTTTCCGCAGCCTGTGCTCTCGCTCGGCCTTAGCTCAGTGAGAGTCAATTCGCCGGCAATGATCCACACTCAACGTCTTTCGTCTGCCAACCTTGCACCTCAACTCGAGCAACGAACCGTTCGTGTTTATTGCCGCAAGTTCCGCAAGGACTGAACGACTCACCTCGCCGGTTGTGCTCCTGAGGGACCCCTCCGAAAGGTGCATGGCGCAGCCCAACCTCACAGCCACTCGATGCATTTTTGATGCGTCCGTGCCCGCACCGCAAACTCATACATATATTTAGAAACAGTCTCGACGCCTGATTGCGGCCATGCCGGACGAAgttttctctctcttcacCTCTCTGCGATATGATGTCAAGCTGAGGCAGGTTCCATCCAGGGGCTGGGCCTATGCCGGATGGAATAACAGCCACGAGTCGCCGTTGTATATGCTCGATTACCACAGGGACCGTATCGTACGGGCCGCGACCTATTGGCAGTGGGAAGATGCCATAGAAATGCTCTCAGGCGACGCAGGGCTGGCACGACTCGAAAATATCGCCTTGCAAGCCATTGGGGATGCAGAGACGCGACCCCTGAGAGTGAAGATCGTGgtcgacaaggacggcacAATTCAGGCTGCCAAATATGAGACCCCCGCGATTTCCGTGGAAAATCTGTTCCCCGAGCGGCTTCCGGCTCCTGGATCAGTCGCAGGGCCTAATGACCCCAAGATCCCTCCCCGATTGACTTTGGTTGTTGATGGCTGTCTGTTGTCAAGATCAGAGTTTACGCATTTCAAGACCACGAGGCGCGTCATGTACGATGCAGCTCGTGAGCGGGCGAACATCCGACCAGGAGAGATGAAGGAGGTCTTGGTCATCAATCGGGACGATCAGTCTGTCATGGAAGGCACTACTACCACACCCTACTTTTGGCGAGACGGGCGCTGGGTAACGCCTCCCGTGGCGGCCAAGTTCAGTTGGGAGGACGGAAGTGGTGGCCAAGATGGAACATCCAGGCGTTGGGCTCTCGAAAGGTGAGCCCTTTTCAatctcatcgtcgccaactTACTGACAATGATTCGACACAGAGGTATAGCTGTGGAACAGACTGTGCCGCTTCAGTCACTGGTCGATGGCGAGGAGTGCTGGCTTAGCAACGGCGTTGGAGGGTTTCGACGGGCAATTCTCCATATATAAACCGTAGATCTCTTGCACAGCTGACTCGCTTGGGGAGTTCTTCATTTGCAAACAAACAATTGGTGCTCACGAAGTTGTACGCACGGTGAGGCCGCCGTTCTACCGTTTACCACCGGAGGGTCGCGCGAGCTCATGTCGCCACGTAGCGGTAACAGTACCTCTCAG
Above is a genomic segment from Purpureocillium takamizusanense chromosome 2, complete sequence containing:
- the TOM70 gene encoding TOM (translocase of outer membrane) complex component (EggNog:ENOG503NUNW~COG:U~TransMembrane:1 (i37-58o)), with the translated sequence MSNPLPSMPPGRPTAIPVDAPSSTWDRITSWVSENKAVVYTIAGVAVVVTGAGVVYYLNSDANTKADSAPKLSKKERRKRKEAERKAAETKEAPTTTESKAATVQSDSELPDVDEQSVLSLTQEQREEYAAKLKQAGNKAYGDKAYNKAIDLYSKAILCKPDPVFYSNRAACYSAMSEWDKVVEDTTAAINMDPEYVKAINRRATAYEHQKMYSEALLDFTASCIIDNFKSDSTAQAVERLLKTFAEHRAKEMMASRPPKLPSPIFVGNYLQSFRQKPRPADLDDSIELDVETGIGQLQLGLQGLEKKTADGYEEARLAFEKALELGELGNHEPLAYNLRGTMRTLLGNHAEATKDFDKSIELDPTMVQSYIKRASISLELGEPDKAEAEFAKALDQNKDDPDVYYHRAQANFIKGDLAEAQKDYQKSIDLDKDFIFSHIQLGVTQYKMGSIASSMATFRRCIKNFPKVPDVYNYYGELLLDQGNFAEAVEKFDTAMEMEKQSKPMSMNVLPLINKALALFQWKQDFKEAEKLCQKALIIDPECDIAVATMAQLLLQQNNVTEALKYFERAAELARTEGEIVNALSYAEATRTQVQVTEKYPKLAAKLAGGGGPPGFRMGA
- the ABZ2 gene encoding Aminodeoxychorismate lyase (EggNog:ENOG503P2UR~COG:E); the protein is MPDEVFSLFTSLRYDVKLRQVPSRGWAYAGWNNSHESPLYMLDYHRDRIVRAATYWQWEDAIEMLSGDAGLARLENIALQAIGDAETRPLRVKIVVDKDGTIQAAKYETPAISVENLFPERLPAPGSVAGPNDPKIPPRLTLVVDGCLLSRSEFTHFKTTRRVMYDAARERANIRPGEMKEVLVINRDDQSVMEGTTTTPYFWRDGRWVTPPVAAKFSWEDGSGGQDGTSRRWALERGIAVEQTVPLQSLVDGEECWLSNGVGGFRRAILHI